In one Bryobacteraceae bacterium genomic region, the following are encoded:
- a CDS encoding zf-HC2 domain-containing protein codes for MMSCADFMAQVGNYLDGEVAEELRRRIEAHLAQCKSCTVVCDSVRKTIRVVGDSGSFELSNSELGQLTESIMDKIRKQA; via the coding sequence ATGATGAGCTGCGCGGACTTCATGGCGCAAGTCGGAAACTATCTCGATGGCGAGGTGGCCGAAGAGCTTCGAAGACGCATCGAAGCGCATCTGGCGCAATGCAAGTCCTGCACCGTGGTCTGCGACTCGGTCCGGAAGACCATTCGCGTTGTCGGCGACAGCGGATCTTTCGAACTATCGAACAGCGAGCTCGGCCAACTGACCGAGAGCATCATGGACAAGATCCGCAAGCAGGCGTGA
- a CDS encoding sigma-70 family RNA polymerase sigma factor, with amino-acid sequence MKAESAASMPAACRRQEEFGFVPNVFRSQWMAPHLVEAQVGLLEAVLFEPSVLSRQTKDSIVLAVAAAHGDTYWPPLLVERLRLSGMAEGKAAALASDFRAAGLDPTERRLIEYGVRLALLGEACAGRLPLEEAMDAALTAAMANFLVTLSQELRPQPDFDIDLPPAVPPSELFEEACAAGDGQPWPVGPETAPGAEFAGIARHFGYLPDLDRTLAGRPAVARALGSAIEAVVDRDGRLSRMEKEAILLRMAIRQGNEYCIALQAGVLRRQFGYPPDFIDQMVAAGVDDWHPKEWCPEAVAVMALARFRHTWQRASGAVVEQLARNGAAEECEDPDGPLVRAAQEGDRGAFEQLVQLHGRRVYRLLMGLLGDPEEARDSMQDTFLKAYRALPGFEARARFGSWLLTVATNTGIERLRARRPMESLDELSSGSEEPFRPRQLRAWDDTPEQRFAKEEVRGLIEKEVRLLPAKYRTVIMLRDIEQVSNEHAAAALGLSLPAVKARLLRARMMLREALSIHFSRPGVEARR; translated from the coding sequence GTGAAAGCAGAATCAGCGGCGTCTATGCCGGCGGCGTGCCGGCGCCAGGAAGAGTTCGGGTTCGTGCCGAACGTCTTCCGGAGCCAGTGGATGGCGCCTCATCTGGTGGAGGCGCAGGTGGGCTTGCTCGAAGCCGTCCTGTTCGAACCGTCCGTTCTGTCGAGACAGACGAAGGACTCGATCGTCCTCGCGGTGGCCGCCGCGCACGGGGATACGTACTGGCCTCCGCTACTGGTAGAACGGCTGCGGCTTTCCGGGATGGCGGAAGGCAAGGCGGCGGCGCTCGCATCCGATTTCCGCGCCGCGGGACTCGATCCAACGGAACGGCGGCTGATTGAGTACGGCGTCCGGCTGGCCCTGCTTGGGGAAGCCTGCGCGGGCCGCCTGCCTCTCGAAGAAGCAATGGATGCGGCGCTGACGGCGGCCATGGCTAACTTCCTGGTAACGCTCTCCCAGGAATTGCGCCCGCAGCCGGACTTCGACATCGACCTGCCGCCAGCCGTCCCGCCCAGCGAGTTGTTCGAAGAGGCGTGCGCCGCCGGCGACGGCCAGCCGTGGCCCGTCGGGCCGGAGACGGCGCCTGGAGCCGAATTCGCCGGCATTGCGCGGCATTTCGGATATCTCCCAGACCTGGATCGGACACTCGCCGGACGTCCGGCCGTGGCGCGGGCGCTCGGATCGGCGATTGAAGCCGTGGTGGACCGCGATGGCAGGCTGAGCCGAATGGAAAAGGAGGCGATCCTTCTCCGGATGGCGATTCGCCAAGGCAACGAATATTGCATCGCTCTGCAGGCCGGGGTTCTGCGGCGGCAGTTCGGTTACCCGCCCGATTTCATTGACCAGATGGTGGCGGCCGGCGTGGACGACTGGCATCCGAAGGAGTGGTGTCCGGAGGCCGTCGCGGTGATGGCGCTTGCGCGTTTCCGGCACACCTGGCAGCGCGCCTCGGGCGCAGTAGTGGAACAGCTTGCCAGGAACGGCGCCGCAGAAGAATGTGAGGATCCGGACGGGCCTCTCGTTCGGGCCGCCCAGGAGGGAGACCGAGGGGCCTTCGAACAGCTCGTCCAACTCCATGGCCGCCGCGTCTATCGCCTTCTGATGGGCTTGCTCGGAGATCCGGAGGAGGCCAGAGACTCCATGCAGGACACGTTTCTGAAGGCCTATCGCGCGCTTCCGGGCTTCGAGGCCCGGGCTCGCTTCGGAAGCTGGCTTCTCACAGTGGCGACCAACACCGGGATTGAACGTCTGCGAGCGCGGCGGCCGATGGAGAGTCTGGACGAACTCTCTTCCGGCAGCGAGGAGCCGTTCCGTCCGCGGCAGTTGCGGGCCTGGGACGATACGCCCGAGCAACGCTTCGCCAAGGAAGAGGTGCGTGGTCTGATCGAGAAGGAAGTGCGCCTGCTTCCGGCGAAATACCGGACTGTGATCATGCTCCGAGATATCGAGCAGGTCTCCAACGAGCACGCCGCCGCCGCCCTTGGCCTGAGTCTGCCCGCGGTGAAGGCCCGGCTGCTGCGCGCGCGGATGATGCTGCGGGAGGCTCTCAGCATCCATTTCTCCCGGCCTGGCGTCGAGGCGCGCCGATGA
- a CDS encoding sigma-70 family RNA polymerase sigma factor, which produces MNELFAMPRHAVPVTTSTGLPAAAPDSMAGAFEAEAMPHLNDVFRVAMRMTKDHAKANDAVQETYLLAWKCFHRYERGTNCRAWLFQILFNVVRHERRNWFKWLTGTESDVSDSVELVAPVPVPDTLEDKQILAALDLIPEQFRAVLLLVDVEDFTYKEASEILKVPIGTIMSRLNRARGLLRGRLAGLARSYGLRAEC; this is translated from the coding sequence ATGAATGAGCTGTTCGCGATGCCACGGCATGCGGTGCCGGTTACAACGTCCACCGGCCTCCCGGCGGCAGCGCCCGATTCGATGGCGGGGGCCTTCGAAGCCGAAGCCATGCCGCATCTGAACGATGTATTCCGCGTCGCGATGCGGATGACTAAGGATCATGCCAAGGCGAACGACGCGGTTCAGGAAACCTACCTCTTGGCGTGGAAGTGCTTCCACCGGTACGAACGCGGCACCAACTGCCGCGCCTGGTTGTTTCAGATTCTCTTCAACGTGGTGCGGCACGAGCGGCGGAACTGGTTCAAATGGCTCACCGGAACCGAAAGCGACGTGTCGGACTCGGTGGAGTTGGTGGCGCCCGTACCGGTTCCGGACACCTTGGAGGACAAACAGATTCTCGCCGCGCTCGATCTGATTCCCGAGCAGTTCCGCGCGGTGCTCCTGCTGGTGGACGTGGAAGACTTCACTTACAAGGAAGCCAGTGAAATCTTGAAGGTTCCCATCGGCACGATCATGTCGCGCCTGAACCGCGCCCGCGGTTTGCTGCGTGGGCGCCTGGCCGGCCTTGCGCGATCCTACGGACTGCGTGCGGAGTGCTAG